TTGGAAGACCTAACACTAAAAGATCAAGGAACAAAGGGGTTAGCAGAAAAGGAAACACAGAAGAAGAGAATGGAAGAGAAAGAGACTGCACAGAGAAGAGAAGCTGAGATGAAAGTAGCCCGCGAAGCCAAAGAGAAGGAGAAGCTTGTAGAAAGCTCCCTTGTGGCTCCTAAGGTGGCTCCTAAAGTGCAATACCAAGAGTTCACTTGGGAAGAAATCAGTACCGCAACTTCATCATTCTCTCAAGAGCTTAAGATCGGAGAAGGAGCTTATGGCGCTGTTTACAAATGCAGTCTTCATCATACAGTCGCCGCTGTCAAAGTTTTGCATTCCCCTGAAAGTAATCTATCTAAGCAATTCGATCAAGAGGTACATATATATAAGGCTGCGCATTTTATTCGTTAAATTTGATTCGATTTGTTATTCATTTCGATCCGAAAAATCTGGTGCCCACCCCAACGTATGCATTCCTAACGTTTTCTCCCTACTTTAAAGAGAAAAATAACTGACATTTTCATATTCTCTCTTAGCTGGAGATCTTGAGCAAAATCAGGCATCCACACTTGGTTCTCCTCTTAGGAGCATGCCCTGAGAGTGGAACTCTAGTCTACGAGTACATGGAGAACGGTAGCTTGGAAGATAGAATCTTCCAAGTCAACAACAGCCAGCCACTCCCGTGGTTTGTACGTTTCAGAATCGCTTGGGAAGTTGCATCAGCGCTAGTTTTCCTCCACAAGTCAAAACCGACACCAATCATCCACCGTGATCTTAAACCAGCCAACATCCTTCTTGATCGCAACTTCGTAAGCAAAGTAGGAGATGTTGGTCTCTCCACAATGATCCAAACCGACCTCTTATCAACCAAGTTCACAATGTACAAACAGACGAGCCCCGTGGGAACATTATGTTACATCGATCCTGAATACCAACGAACCGGGATGTTATCTCCGAAGTCAGACGTCTATGCGTTGGGAATGATCATTCTCCAGCTTCTCACCGCTCAGCCGGCTATAGCACTGACCTATACTGTAGAAATAGCCATGGAGAACAATGATGACGACGAGCTGATACAGATTCTTGATAAAAAAGCAGGTGGCTGGCCAATGGAAGAAACCCGGAAACTAGCTGCATTAGCTCTACATTGCACAGAGATCCGAGCTAAAGACAGGCCAGACCTGGAAAAGCAGATTCTTCCAGTTTTAGAGAACTTGAAGAAGGTTGCTGAGAAAGCAAGAAAAACGATTGCCTCTGCGCCGAAGCAACCTCCAAGCCATTTCATCTGCCCATTACTTAAGGTAATATAACTTGGTCATCACGTCATCCGTTTGCTTGATAAAGAAGTCTCAGGTTGGTTTAGAGAAGAATGTTGTTATGATGTTTGCAGGATGTGATGAAGGATCCATGTATTGCGGCTGACGGATACACTTATGACCGGAAAGCCATAGAGAAGTGGATGGAGGACTACCGTAGCTCGCCGGTGACTGATTCCCCCTTAGAAAACATGACCCTTTTGCCCAACCACACTCTTCATGCAGCCATTGTCGAGTGGTGCCGTAGAAATCAGTAAGGCAAGCAAAAGCGAGCGCACCGTGAGGAATGATGTTATTGGAGATTATGATATTATTATGGAGAATGATTGAAGCAATTATATGAAATTGTTGTAATTATATATCCTTAATTTTATGATATGTATTAGTACTATAACACATGAGATTGACCATGACTTGATTTTTATTAATCATATATATATTCTCAACTGATATGCTATTTTGTTACATTTCAAACATGTGATTCTGTTTTCTTTTGGATTTGATTTGCAAGCCGCAAGATAGAAATTACAGAATAATCTTAATATGTAATTAACATAAACTAGTCTAGAACCCGCGCGCTAAGCGTGAGTTATGTTTCTTTCTAATTTGATTTACAGATTTAAAATTAAAATAATAATGACAAATTTTGAGATGATAATGTTGTGTTAATTTTGCCTTTTTGTGATGTTTATTTGAGTTTTAGATCAAGTATTTTGGTTTGTACCTTATTTTCAAGGTGCTGATCATATCAATATATATAGGATTTTTTTTTTATCAGTTACAGTGCAAATATTATATTTAAATATTTTGTATAACACTTTTTCTTGACATCCGATCTTTACTTTATGACTTATAAAATCATGATAAATTTAAAGTCAATATAACATGGCATAGACAATACTTGAATTAATTAGGGTTGTTAAATTTCTAAATATAAACAAACTAGTGTTACTTCCCGTGCTATACACGACCAAAAATCTGTTATATTTTTAATTATCTTATTATAATTGTAAATTTAAATAAATTAGTAATTTTAAATATATTATAATGGATCATATTGCAGTAAATCTATTGAAACTATTTTATACAAATATCATATTGTGTTATGTTTGGTTATCACACTACATTTTTATCTTTAGAGATTTCTTTATTTTTCAGTTATTTAACTCCTTATCTGCTAAATTCCTCATACAAAATATTCATATATTAAGACTGGAGTCCTAGATCTATTGGGTAATAGTTTCCTAGTATTTCATTATAATTTGGGTGGAAGTCTATGTATGTTAAATGTTTTGATCATTTGACTATTCTCCCATTACATTACATTGCATTATTCATTTTTGTAAATTTTACAATATGTAGTAAATTAGTAATAATTAATATAAAATGATTGAATGAGTCTCCAATCTGTTAACTTGTCATAGAAGTAATCATATCAGAAGAACATAAATTAAACAAATGAAAGCATGTATATTTATATTCAGTTTTGGCCAATAGTGTACAAACAAGTTTTGTTCATAA
This genomic interval from Brassica oleracea var. oleracea cultivar TO1000 chromosome C2, BOL, whole genome shotgun sequence contains the following:
- the LOC106326124 gene encoding putative U-box domain-containing protein 53, with the protein product MDFFFKNSYLEPKPALPVSTGSNHASPSQSLTIAVAISGSTKSKNVLKWALKKFASEKNIVFKLIHIHPKLTSIPTPSGNIVSISEAPEDVAATYRRQVMEETKETLLKPYKKMCERKKVVVELLVLESNSVAVAITREVNQRSISRLVIGRSCNTNYRNNDITEKISNYVSNLCTVYVVSKGVYILSKEKLPSASDTERNEILRDTGSERSSSCSSGSGTISDAMSSTNALKSKSLGLSNKRLQHLPTIVRGVSGRVETDSDETRSVCSDAPEEVSKIETSYTFDDRKDGNSHISSNPEYENVTDPGEDYFTDDQDTRQEITKLRDELRQAQEMYAVAQVETLDASRKLNELKLEDLTLKDQGTKGLAEKETQKKRMEEKETAQRREAEMKVAREAKEKEKLVESSLVAPKVAPKVQYQEFTWEEISTATSSFSQELKIGEGAYGAVYKCSLHHTVAAVKVLHSPESNLSKQFDQELEILSKIRHPHLVLLLGACPESGTLVYEYMENGSLEDRIFQVNNSQPLPWFVRFRIAWEVASALVFLHKSKPTPIIHRDLKPANILLDRNFVSKVGDVGLSTMIQTDLLSTKFTMYKQTSPVGTLCYIDPEYQRTGMLSPKSDVYALGMIILQLLTAQPAIALTYTVEIAMENNDDDELIQILDKKAGGWPMEETRKLAALALHCTEIRAKDRPDLEKQILPVLENLKKVAEKARKTIASAPKQPPSHFICPLLKDVMKDPCIAADGYTYDRKAIEKWMEDYRSSPVTDSPLENMTLLPNHTLHAAIVEWCRRNQ